The Pedobacter cryoconitis genome includes a window with the following:
- the rplS gene encoding 50S ribosomal protein L19, with amino-acid sequence MDLVKFVEEQVIAKNEFPAFKSGDTVSVHYKIREGNKERVQIYQGVVLQRNSVGANETFTVRKMSNGVGVERIFPINSPNIAKIEVNSHGKVRRAKLFYLRELTGKAARIKSKRV; translated from the coding sequence ATGGATTTAGTAAAATTTGTTGAAGAGCAGGTAATCGCAAAGAACGAGTTTCCTGCATTCAAATCAGGAGATACAGTGAGTGTTCACTATAAAATTCGCGAAGGTAATAAAGAACGTGTTCAAATTTACCAAGGTGTAGTCTTACAACGTAACAGCGTAGGTGCTAATGAGACGTTTACTGTTCGTAAAATGTCTAATGGAGTTGGAGTAGAGCGTATCTTCCCAATCAACTCGCCAAACATCGCTAAAATTGAAGTTAACAGTCACGGTAAGGTGCGTAGAGCTAAGTTGTTCTATCTTCGTGAATTGACTGGTAAAGCAGCTCGTATCAAGTCTAAGAGAGTTTAA
- a CDS encoding lactate utilization protein C: MQENISSKELMLKKIRKALLEKRDNPYPNLEETPLYKPNTEIPEILFAEQLTAVSGNFIYCQDGVEFIENILELAEKFKWRKIYCWETELQKLLSTYEFPFYKTDKDFEMAEVGITMCEALIARNGSILLSNQNEAGRRLSIFPHHHIVIARTGQMVMDLKDGFQLIKNKYGSQLPSMISTITGPSRTADIEKTLVLGAHGPKELFVFLIDDFS, encoded by the coding sequence ATGCAAGAGAATATTTCCTCCAAGGAGTTAATGCTAAAAAAGATAAGGAAAGCTCTGCTTGAAAAAAGAGATAACCCTTATCCGAACTTAGAAGAAACCCCGCTTTACAAGCCCAACACAGAGATTCCGGAAATTTTATTTGCCGAGCAGTTAACCGCTGTATCCGGCAATTTTATTTATTGCCAGGACGGTGTTGAATTCATCGAAAACATTCTCGAACTGGCTGAAAAGTTCAAATGGAGAAAAATATATTGCTGGGAAACTGAACTTCAGAAATTACTTTCCACGTACGAATTCCCTTTTTACAAGACTGACAAGGACTTTGAAATGGCCGAGGTTGGAATCACCATGTGTGAAGCTTTAATTGCCAGAAATGGCTCTATATTGCTGAGCAATCAAAATGAAGCGGGCAGAAGACTCAGTATTTTTCCGCATCACCATATTGTTATCGCGAGAACAGGCCAGATGGTGATGGATCTTAAAGATGGATTTCAACTGATCAAAAATAAATATGGCTCACAGCTGCCCTCTATGATCAGTACGATCACCGGGCCCAGCAGAACTGCTGATATTGAGAAAACACTTGTCCTTGGTGCCCATGGCCCGAAAGAATTATTTGTTTTTTTAATTGATGATTTCTCTTAA
- the ftsH gene encoding ATP-dependent zinc metalloprotease FtsH: MKEKENTKPKLIKRIPNIPKKPQKGSNFNIFWVYAAIILGLVLVSVLFTNDTNKTITYREFETNMLAPGDVQKIIAYKYEDLVRADVFIKPDRLNQEKYKKYQTKSNFGSTGGPTVSFTAGSMDALDKQLSESQKTVPVDSQILAEKETRQSTFNSWFFTVIIPVLLFIGFWIFIMRKMGGGAGGGGGQIFNIGKSKATLFDKESQVNVTFNDVAGLEEAKQEVMEIVDFLKNPKKYTNLGGKIPKGALLVGSPGTGKTLLAKAVAGEAQVPFFSLSGSDFVEMFVGVGASRVRDLFKQAKDKAPCIIFIDEVDAIGRARGKNSMMGGNDERENTLNQLLVEMDGFGTDSGIIILAATNRPDVLDSALLRPGRFDRQISIDKPDLVGREQIFKVHLKPIKTDVVVDAKKLSAQTPGFAGAEIANVCNEAALIAARRNKESVDMQDFQDAIDRVIGGLEKKNKIISPEEKRIVAYHEAGHAIAGWYLEHADPLVKVSIVPRGVAALGYAQYLPKEQFLYTTEQLTDGMCMTMGGRVAEDLVFGKISTGAQNDLERITKLSYAMVTIYGMNSTIGNVSFHDPQNEYNFNKPYSEKTSELIDIEVRKLINEVYVRTMQLLIDKRDGLEKLAEKLLEKEILFQADLEEILGKRPFDNRTTYDEFVNGTGDQKPAAEGLLHEGVGETTDPSAPLVSPLNSES; this comes from the coding sequence ATGAAAGAGAAAGAAAATACTAAGCCCAAATTAATTAAGAGAATACCGAACATTCCCAAAAAACCTCAAAAGGGTTCAAATTTCAATATATTCTGGGTTTACGCTGCTATCATTTTAGGCCTTGTCCTGGTTTCCGTTTTATTTACAAATGATACCAATAAAACGATCACGTACAGGGAATTTGAAACGAACATGCTTGCTCCGGGAGATGTTCAGAAGATTATAGCTTACAAATATGAAGACCTGGTCAGGGCTGATGTATTTATTAAACCAGACCGTCTTAACCAGGAGAAGTATAAAAAATATCAGACTAAGAGCAATTTTGGTTCAACCGGAGGCCCTACAGTATCTTTTACCGCAGGATCAATGGACGCACTGGATAAGCAATTGTCAGAGTCACAAAAAACTGTTCCGGTTGACAGCCAGATTTTAGCAGAAAAAGAAACCAGACAAAGTACTTTCAATTCATGGTTCTTCACAGTAATTATTCCTGTGTTGTTATTTATTGGATTCTGGATCTTTATCATGCGTAAAATGGGTGGTGGTGCCGGCGGCGGCGGCGGACAGATTTTCAATATCGGAAAATCCAAAGCAACTCTTTTTGATAAAGAAAGCCAGGTAAACGTAACATTTAATGATGTTGCAGGTCTGGAAGAAGCTAAACAAGAGGTTATGGAGATTGTAGATTTCCTTAAAAACCCTAAAAAATACACCAACCTGGGTGGTAAAATACCAAAAGGGGCGTTACTTGTAGGTTCTCCTGGTACTGGTAAAACTTTATTGGCGAAAGCTGTTGCTGGTGAAGCTCAGGTTCCATTCTTTTCGCTTTCAGGTTCCGATTTCGTAGAAATGTTTGTTGGAGTTGGTGCATCACGTGTACGTGACTTGTTTAAACAAGCTAAGGATAAAGCTCCATGTATCATCTTTATTGATGAGGTTGATGCAATCGGGCGTGCCCGTGGTAAAAACAGCATGATGGGTGGTAATGATGAGCGTGAAAACACTTTGAACCAGTTATTAGTAGAAATGGATGGATTCGGTACAGATTCAGGAATTATTATTCTTGCTGCAACTAACCGTCCTGATGTATTAGACAGTGCTTTACTTCGTCCGGGAAGATTTGACAGACAGATTTCTATCGATAAACCAGATTTAGTAGGCAGAGAGCAAATCTTTAAAGTCCATTTAAAACCTATCAAAACTGATGTGGTTGTGGATGCTAAAAAACTTTCTGCACAAACTCCTGGTTTCGCAGGGGCTGAAATTGCAAACGTTTGTAATGAAGCAGCCTTAATCGCTGCCAGAAGAAATAAGGAATCTGTGGATATGCAGGATTTCCAGGATGCAATTGACCGTGTTATTGGTGGTTTAGAGAAGAAAAACAAAATCATCTCTCCTGAAGAGAAACGTATAGTTGCTTATCATGAGGCCGGACATGCTATTGCAGGATGGTACCTTGAACATGCAGATCCATTGGTAAAAGTATCTATCGTACCGCGTGGTGTTGCTGCGTTAGGCTATGCACAATACTTACCGAAAGAGCAGTTCCTGTACACTACAGAACAGCTTACAGATGGTATGTGTATGACTATGGGTGGCCGTGTTGCTGAAGACCTTGTTTTTGGTAAAATATCTACAGGTGCACAGAATGACCTGGAGAGAATTACTAAATTGTCTTATGCCATGGTAACTATTTATGGAATGAACAGTACGATCGGTAATGTTTCCTTCCATGATCCTCAAAATGAATACAACTTCAATAAACCTTACTCAGAAAAAACTTCTGAGCTGATTGACATTGAAGTACGTAAACTGATCAATGAGGTATATGTCAGAACAATGCAGTTATTAATTGACAAAAGAGACGGCTTAGAGAAACTGGCAGAGAAATTACTGGAAAAAGAAATTCTTTTCCAGGCAGATCTGGAAGAAATCTTAGGTAAACGCCCTTTTGACAACCGTACTACATATGATGAATTCGTGAATGGCACAGGTGATCAAAAACCTGCTGCTGAAGGCTTACTTCATGAAGGTGTTGGAGAAACAACAGATCCGTCTGCTCCTTTAGTATCGCCTTTAAATTCTGAATCTTAA
- the rimM gene encoding ribosome maturation factor RimM (Essential for efficient processing of 16S rRNA), giving the protein MTHEEAFYIGYFTKTKGLKGELQLYFEYDEPGLLELDVIFAEMNGKMVPFFVSAFKMQPNSTGNIYLDDIDHIDKAQPLLKKKVYLPISKMPNRDDDDFHYTDLVGFIVTDETHGELGEILEVNEYPQQFVATVSYQEKEIMFPLNDDMIVEIDEDASTLLVDLPDGLLDIYLSN; this is encoded by the coding sequence ATGACGCACGAAGAGGCATTTTATATAGGGTATTTTACCAAAACAAAAGGATTAAAGGGTGAACTTCAATTGTACTTTGAATATGATGAACCAGGGCTGCTTGAGCTTGACGTTATATTCGCTGAGATGAATGGCAAGATGGTTCCTTTTTTCGTTTCGGCGTTTAAAATGCAGCCTAACAGCACTGGAAATATCTATCTGGATGATATCGATCACATTGACAAAGCACAGCCTTTGTTAAAGAAAAAGGTCTATCTGCCAATCAGCAAGATGCCTAACAGAGATGATGATGATTTTCATTATACTGATCTTGTCGGGTTTATTGTTACCGATGAAACTCATGGAGAACTGGGCGAAATTCTTGAAGTCAATGAATATCCTCAGCAGTTTGTGGCTACAGTTTCTTATCAGGAAAAGGAAATCATGTTCCCGTTAAATGACGATATGATTGTTGAGATTGACGAAGATGCCAGTACTTTGCTGGTTGATCTTCCGGATGGCCTGCTTGATATTTACCTGTCTAATTAA
- the rsfS gene encoding ribosome silencing factor has product MVKKKLVNLSTYLSEIAVQGMQEKKGHDIVRLDLRELNSSVSDYFIVCNADSSTQVKAIADSVEDEIYKNTEATPWRKEGLENAEWIILDYFDVVVHIFKTEKRDFYGIEDLWGDAQTTSYQSA; this is encoded by the coding sequence ATGGTAAAAAAGAAATTAGTAAACCTTTCTACCTACCTTTCAGAAATAGCCGTTCAAGGCATGCAGGAAAAAAAGGGCCACGATATAGTCCGTCTGGACTTAAGAGAATTAAATAGCTCCGTATCAGATTATTTTATAGTTTGCAACGCAGACTCGTCGACACAAGTGAAAGCTATCGCAGATAGTGTAGAAGACGAAATTTACAAAAACACAGAAGCCACGCCGTGGAGAAAAGAAGGATTAGAAAACGCAGAATGGATAATCTTAGATTATTTTGATGTTGTTGTTCATATCTTCAAAACTGAAAAAAGAGATTTTTATGGGATCGAAGATTTATGGGGCGACGCACAAACAACTTCTTATCAAAGCGCATAA
- a CDS encoding protein-disulfide reductase DsbD family protein, translating into MKKLILMLGLVLTMLLMHSSQSFALIQSHDSTVVSDDIQFTEIGSAADSAANAVVKDSVKKDTVKAAAVVKPVHEIQQTEQEKTLWQTFIQGLIGGFIAFLMPCIFPMVPLTVSFFTKKAGSRKKGIGQAVIYGLSIIIIYVAFGLLITLLFGSAKLNELSSSGWFNFTFFILLIVFAISFFGAFEITLPSSFVNKIDQKADDTKGLGGIFFMAASLALVSFSCTGPIIGTLLVQASSKGEILAPAIGMFGFALALALPFTLSAIFPGFLSSMPKSGGWLNSVKVCLGFLELALALKFLSAADLVWHWEWFDREIFLVLWIVIFFLMGIYILGKIKFSHDSDVPYVSVPRLFFAILSFSFAMYLVPGLWGAPVNILSGIAPPLNTQDFILGGNSGGSSQGTSDFPAVVKYNDVLHPPHGFNAFFDLDEGLAYAKKVNKPVLIDFTGHACVNCRKMEDKVWIDPQVGHLIKDEYVLIQLYVDERSVKMPPEKVHYSKILRTTTDDLGRWNGDFQATTYNSNSQPFYVLGGHDLVPLVAPQGAIFDAKEYAAYLQSGLDKFKASKK; encoded by the coding sequence ATGAAAAAGTTAATTTTAATGCTTGGCTTGGTGCTTACAATGCTTTTAATGCATTCCAGCCAGAGTTTTGCTTTGATACAAAGCCATGATTCTACTGTGGTAAGCGATGATATCCAGTTTACTGAAATTGGATCTGCGGCAGACAGTGCTGCTAATGCTGTCGTTAAGGATAGTGTCAAAAAAGACACGGTTAAAGCTGCTGCTGTAGTTAAACCGGTGCATGAAATACAACAAACAGAACAGGAGAAAACGTTATGGCAAACCTTTATACAGGGGTTGATCGGCGGTTTTATTGCTTTCTTAATGCCCTGCATTTTCCCAATGGTACCGCTTACAGTTAGTTTCTTTACTAAAAAAGCAGGCAGCAGAAAAAAGGGAATCGGGCAGGCGGTAATTTACGGCCTTTCTATTATTATCATTTACGTTGCTTTCGGGTTATTGATCACCCTGCTTTTTGGTTCAGCCAAATTGAATGAACTCAGCAGCAGCGGATGGTTTAATTTTACCTTCTTTATCTTACTGATTGTTTTTGCGATCTCGTTTTTCGGCGCTTTTGAAATTACTTTACCAAGTTCTTTCGTTAATAAAATTGATCAGAAAGCAGATGATACTAAAGGTTTGGGAGGAATATTCTTTATGGCGGCTTCTTTAGCGCTTGTTTCATTCTCCTGCACTGGTCCCATTATTGGAACATTGTTAGTACAGGCGAGTTCTAAGGGCGAAATTCTGGCTCCTGCCATAGGAATGTTTGGATTTGCGCTGGCTCTGGCACTACCTTTTACTTTATCAGCGATATTTCCTGGTTTCTTAAGCAGCATGCCTAAATCAGGCGGCTGGTTAAACAGTGTAAAAGTTTGCCTTGGTTTCCTTGAGCTTGCGCTGGCCTTAAAATTCTTATCAGCAGCAGACCTGGTTTGGCATTGGGAGTGGTTTGACAGAGAGATATTCCTGGTCTTATGGATTGTAATTTTCTTCCTGATGGGTATTTATATTCTTGGAAAGATTAAATTTTCACATGACAGTGATGTCCCTTATGTTTCTGTTCCAAGATTATTTTTTGCTATCCTCTCTTTCTCCTTTGCCATGTACCTTGTTCCAGGACTTTGGGGAGCACCGGTTAATATTTTAAGTGGAATTGCACCGCCTTTAAATACACAGGATTTTATTTTGGGTGGAAATAGCGGTGGAAGTTCACAGGGAACGTCCGATTTTCCTGCGGTAGTTAAATACAATGATGTATTACATCCTCCGCATGGTTTTAATGCATTCTTCGATCTGGATGAAGGCTTGGCTTATGCAAAAAAAGTAAATAAACCAGTACTGATAGATTTTACCGGGCACGCTTGTGTAAACTGCCGGAAAATGGAAGATAAAGTATGGATAGATCCGCAAGTGGGGCATTTAATTAAAGATGAATACGTTCTTATCCAATTATATGTAGATGAGCGGTCTGTTAAAATGCCACCAGAGAAAGTACATTACTCTAAAATTTTAAGGACCACCACAGATGATCTGGGGCGTTGGAACGGTGATTTCCAGGCAACGACCTATAATTCTAACTCACAGCCTTTTTATGTCCTTGGCGGACATGATCTGGTTCCTTTAGTTGCCCCTCAGGGAGCAATTTTTGACGCGAAAGAATACGCCGCTTATTTGCAAAGCGGACTTGATAAATTTAAAGCATCCAAGAAATAA
- a CDS encoding biotin--[acetyl-CoA-carboxylase] ligase has product MQNNTFSTLFVGQNLIKLLAVDSTNNFLKRMVSNSEPLPEGTVIMAENQYEGRGQVGSKWHAEPGKNLTFSILLRPSFIQPREQFNLNMTISIAIQKALESLIGTGLSVKWPNDIYFGHQKIGGMLIENIVAGSHIKACIAGIGINVNQEVFETELQQRAGSIYQILHRHVDLVTLLAEICSHIEAGYLKLKAGNYGNLRNEYLNYLYQYNVKANYRQNGEIIEGKIVDVGENGMLSLETIDGLKTYNFKEIEFIKP; this is encoded by the coding sequence TTGCAAAATAACACTTTTTCAACACTATTTGTTGGTCAAAATCTTATCAAATTATTAGCAGTTGATTCTACCAATAATTTTTTGAAAAGGATGGTGTCAAATTCCGAGCCATTACCCGAAGGAACTGTTATTATGGCAGAGAATCAATATGAGGGGCGTGGCCAGGTAGGGAGTAAATGGCATGCTGAGCCAGGTAAAAACCTCACTTTTAGCATTCTTCTGCGACCATCGTTTATACAGCCCAGGGAGCAATTTAACTTGAATATGACTATCAGCATTGCGATTCAGAAAGCGCTGGAAAGTCTTATTGGTACAGGTTTATCAGTTAAATGGCCGAATGATATCTATTTTGGACATCAAAAGATAGGCGGGATGTTAATTGAGAATATCGTAGCTGGAAGCCACATAAAGGCTTGTATCGCAGGAATCGGAATCAATGTTAACCAGGAAGTTTTTGAAACGGAGTTACAGCAGCGTGCAGGTTCAATCTATCAAATTTTACACCGGCATGTTGATTTAGTAACGCTTTTAGCAGAAATTTGCAGTCATATAGAGGCTGGATATTTAAAACTCAAAGCGGGAAACTACGGCAATCTGCGGAATGAATACCTGAATTATCTTTATCAGTACAACGTAAAAGCCAATTACAGACAAAATGGCGAGATAATCGAAGGGAAAATTGTAGATGTAGGTGAAAATGGAATGTTAAGTTTAGAAACCATTGACGGACTAAAGACGTATAACTTCAAAGAGATTGAATTTATTAAACCATAA
- a CDS encoding protein-disulfide reductase DsbD domain-containing protein — protein MKRITLVFALLFFTILGASAQIENPVTWSYAQKKISKTEAIVYLKATIQDGWHIYSQTVKPGGPVKTTIKFNPSKDFTKVGATAEPKALSKFEKVFDMNVGYFENQVVFQQKIKLNKPATVVTGTIEFMVCDATKCLPPDEVKFSVQVK, from the coding sequence ATGAAAAGAATAACCTTAGTATTTGCCTTATTGTTTTTTACGATTCTTGGAGCTTCTGCTCAGATCGAGAATCCTGTAACCTGGTCTTATGCACAAAAGAAGATCAGTAAAACAGAAGCCATTGTATATCTTAAAGCAACTATTCAGGATGGATGGCACATCTATTCTCAAACAGTAAAGCCAGGAGGGCCTGTTAAAACAACGATTAAGTTTAATCCGTCAAAAGATTTTACTAAAGTGGGTGCTACAGCAGAACCTAAAGCTCTTTCTAAATTTGAGAAGGTTTTTGATATGAATGTTGGCTATTTTGAGAATCAGGTAGTGTTCCAGCAAAAAATTAAATTAAATAAACCAGCAACAGTTGTAACTGGTACCATAGAATTTATGGTTTGTGATGCTACAAAATGTCTTCCTCCCGATGAAGTGAAGTTTTCTGTACAAGTCAAATAG
- the trmD gene encoding tRNA (guanosine(37)-N1)-methyltransferase TrmD has protein sequence MRFDIITVLPDLLQSPFAHSILQRAQTKGIAEIVVHSLRDYSTNKQRSVDDYPYGGGSGMVMSIEPFARCIDALKEQRTYDEIIFMTPDGVTLDQSMANELSGMENVIILCGHYKGIDQRIRDIYVTREISIGDYVLSGGELPAAVLVDAIVRLIPGVLNDETSALSDSFQGGLLDAPLYTRPADYKGHQVPEILLSGHELKINNWRHEQALARTLKRRPDLLED, from the coding sequence ATGCGTTTTGATATCATAACAGTTTTACCTGACTTATTGCAAAGCCCTTTCGCGCACTCTATTTTGCAGCGGGCGCAAACTAAAGGCATTGCTGAAATAGTAGTACACAGCCTGAGAGATTACTCGACAAATAAACAACGTAGTGTTGATGACTATCCTTATGGCGGTGGTAGTGGCATGGTGATGTCAATTGAGCCTTTTGCACGCTGTATAGATGCGTTAAAAGAGCAAAGGACATACGATGAGATTATTTTCATGACGCCGGACGGAGTAACGCTGGACCAGTCTATGGCCAATGAATTATCAGGCATGGAAAATGTAATCATTCTGTGTGGTCATTATAAGGGAATTGACCAGCGGATCCGGGATATTTATGTCACACGTGAAATTTCTATTGGTGATTACGTTTTATCAGGCGGAGAACTGCCTGCGGCTGTTCTTGTAGATGCTATTGTCAGATTGATCCCGGGCGTATTGAACGATGAAACGTCAGCTTTGAGTGATAGTTTTCAGGGTGGGCTGCTTGACGCTCCCCTATATACCCGTCCCGCTGATTATAAAGGGCACCAGGTACCTGAAATCCTTTTGAGCGGACATGAGTTGAAGATTAATAACTGGAGGCACGAGCAGGCTCTGGCGCGTACGCTGAAGCGTCGTCCTGATTTGCTTGAAGATTAG
- a CDS encoding 30S ribosomal protein S16, whose protein sequence is MATKIRLQRFGKKSKPFFHVVVADSRAPRDGKFIERLGSYNPNTNPATIEINFEKTLDWVNKGAEPTDTCRTILSHKGILYKKHLQGGVKKGALTEEQAEAKFAEWLVAKDSKIEGKKDSLTKSKDEVKKTALAAEAKKNADRGAAIALKNAPVAEEVVAEEAEETPAAEETTEEAPATEETKEEEA, encoded by the coding sequence ATGGCAACTAAAATCAGATTGCAAAGATTCGGTAAAAAGAGCAAACCTTTTTTCCACGTAGTGGTAGCGGATTCACGCGCACCGAGAGATGGTAAATTTATTGAGCGTTTAGGTTCATACAACCCAAACACCAATCCTGCTACTATCGAAATTAATTTCGAAAAAACATTAGACTGGGTAAACAAAGGTGCTGAGCCTACGGATACTTGCCGTACTATTTTATCTCACAAAGGTATTTTGTACAAAAAACACTTACAAGGTGGTGTTAAAAAAGGCGCTTTAACTGAAGAACAGGCAGAAGCTAAATTTGCTGAGTGGTTAGTAGCTAAAGACAGTAAAATCGAAGGCAAAAAAGACAGCTTGACTAAATCTAAAGATGAAGTTAAGAAAACTGCTCTTGCTGCTGAAGCTAAGAAAAATGCAGACCGTGGTGCTGCTATCGCATTGAAAAATGCACCAGTAGCAGAAGAAGTTGTAGCTGAAGAAGCAGAGGAAACTCCTGCGGCTGAAGAAACAACTGAAGAAGCTCCTGCAACAGAAGAAACAAAAGAAGAAGAAGCATAG
- the pfkA gene encoding 6-phosphofructokinase, which produces MNKIKNIAVLTSGGDAPGMNAAIRAVVRAGIYYDLNVSGVLRGYEGLINGDFIPMDRKSVANIIQRGGTILKTARSDDFRTKEGRQKAYDQLKLHNIDAMVVIGGDGTFTGADLFTREFDFPVIGLPGTIDNDLAGTDFTIGYDTAINTVVNAIDKIRDTAESHDRLFIVEVMGRDSGLIALRSGIGVGAEAIMIPEANMGVEGLIKRLEYGRKDKASKIIIVAEGDEVGGAFNVGEVLKENFPNYDIRVSVLGHIQRGGKPSCMDRVLASRFGVAAVEGLLEGRSGGMVGQINKEILFTPFDHAIKHIDAEEVSPVWLKLVEILSL; this is translated from the coding sequence ATGAATAAAATTAAAAACATAGCTGTATTAACATCAGGGGGAGACGCACCCGGTATGAATGCTGCCATAAGGGCAGTAGTCAGAGCGGGGATATATTATGATTTAAATGTTTCAGGAGTACTTAGAGGATATGAAGGGCTGATTAATGGAGATTTTATCCCCATGGACCGGAAATCCGTAGCGAATATTATACAGCGTGGTGGTACCATTCTTAAAACAGCCCGGAGTGATGACTTCCGGACTAAAGAAGGAAGACAAAAAGCTTATGACCAGTTAAAACTGCACAATATTGACGCAATGGTTGTGATTGGTGGAGATGGTACTTTTACAGGAGCAGACTTGTTTACCAGAGAATTTGATTTTCCTGTAATTGGTTTGCCGGGTACTATAGACAATGACCTGGCAGGAACAGATTTTACAATTGGTTATGATACTGCAATTAATACGGTAGTGAATGCTATTGATAAGATCAGAGATACCGCAGAATCACATGACAGGCTTTTTATTGTCGAAGTAATGGGCAGGGATTCCGGACTGATCGCTTTGAGAAGTGGGATTGGTGTAGGTGCGGAAGCGATTATGATTCCTGAAGCCAATATGGGCGTGGAAGGATTAATCAAAAGATTAGAGTACGGACGAAAAGATAAAGCATCTAAAATTATAATTGTTGCCGAAGGTGATGAAGTTGGTGGTGCATTTAATGTAGGCGAAGTATTGAAAGAGAACTTCCCTAACTATGATATCCGTGTGTCTGTTCTGGGGCATATCCAGCGGGGCGGTAAGCCAAGCTGTATGGACCGGGTACTGGCCAGCCGTTTTGGTGTAGCAGCTGTAGAAGGCTTGCTGGAAGGCAGATCGGGCGGTATGGTTGGGCAGATTAATAAAGAAATCCTGTTTACTCCTTTTGACCATGCGATCAAACACATCGATGCAGAAGAGGTAAGTCCGGTGTGGTTAAAGCTGGTAGAGATTCTCTCTTTATAA